A genomic window from Bacillota bacterium includes:
- a CDS encoding flagellar hook-basal body complex protein, producing MLRSMYSAVSGLKSHQTKMDVIGNNIANVNTVGFKSSRVVFEDIFSQTIRPESSATADGLGGTNPQQIGLGVTVGAIDVLQTPAATQYTGKNLDVSIDGDGYFVVSDGSQNFFTRAGDFTTDNENHLVNADGYLVQSGNGDTSITIPAGYSDISINKNGDIIGINDTTQEKETIGTICIANFNNPSALEKVGQNLYVSNKNTGDPVYSNPGTNGSAYIKPGSLEMSNVDLSDQFTDMIVTQRGFQANSKVITTSDEILDELINMKR from the coding sequence ATGTTAAGATCAATGTATTCCGCGGTTTCGGGGCTTAAGAGCCATCAAACAAAAATGGATGTAATAGGAAATAATATTGCAAATGTAAATACTGTAGGATTTAAATCTAGCAGAGTGGTTTTTGAAGACATTTTCAGCCAGACTATAAGACCTGAATCATCAGCAACTGCTGACGGACTCGGAGGAACAAATCCACAGCAGATAGGACTTGGGGTCACAGTGGGGGCAATTGATGTTTTACAGACTCCAGCAGCGACTCAGTATACTGGTAAAAACCTTGATGTCAGTATAGATGGTGACGGATATTTTGTAGTCAGCGATGGATCACAGAATTTCTTTACGAGAGCTGGAGATTTCACAACAGATAATGAAAACCATCTTGTTAACGCTGACGGATATCTTGTTCAAAGCGGCAACGGTGACACGTCAATAACTATACCAGCAGGGTATTCAGATATTAGTATTAATAAAAATGGCGATATCATAGGTATCAACGATACAACACAGGAGAAAGAAACTATCGGTACGATCTGCATCGCTAATTTCAACAATCCTAGTGCTCTTGAAAAAGTCGGGCAAAATCTTTATGTCTCTAACAAAAATACTGGAGATCCTGTCTATTCTAATCCAGGCACGAATGGTTCAGCATATATTAAACCAGGTTCACTCGAAATGTCTAACGTTGATTTGTCTGACCAGTTTACAGATATGATAGTTACACAAAGAGGATTTCAGGCAAACTCTAAGGTAATAACTACTTCAGATGAAATATTGGACGAACTCATCAACATGAAGCGCTAA